From a single Herbiconiux sp. SALV-R1 genomic region:
- a CDS encoding glycoside hydrolase family 2 protein — MTIATELATSTSSAAAAAASAVPAFVPKGEYPRPDLDRSERWLSLNGEWDFSSIDGDSRITVPFAWETPASGIERTWLEAATYRRTLAVPASWADARVVLCFGAVHHRATVSIDGVVVGTHVGGYTSFEFDVTSHVRAGRDAVLEVAVESPADKRSIVHGKQRSIPRDDYDGVSFTPTSGIWQSVWVEARGRTYARSVTLRGDSLTRIDVAVELAGDAPAGAAVRIRVLDGGAGAAGVAATDARAESATEAAAGLHPTGAELRLTADAAGRASGRLEIAEPRLWSPADPHLYRVEVTVGEGAGADRVVATTGLRSLEWSDGVLRLNGDRLYLRGVLDQGYWPETGLTAPSDEALLADLDLARELGYTMVRKHLKLEEPRWLHRADELGMLVWAEPAAPSRFSPEAAALFEDQLEPMVRRDGNHPSIVVWGLYNEEWGLDWDIPGSRRRAEAAAHAYDTMAALDHTRPLVENSGWAHVKSDLVDWHYYEPDPATWAENVRDLASGAREVFPVKLGPDFVVDKSLYGSGEFPRTGVPLLNSEYGEGYTSLERAWHLRWQTQELRRHDRYSGYVYTELADVEHENAGLLDADRRRKDSGGLRPADVNADTLLVIDLVPRAAGADIEVPLEAFELTVRVSHHGTDAVAGRVEAAWIAAGSPLPASLGRGAFSAAVPAVTPFVLGAPVTLTIEPPAASARLALYLVDEAGAVRARSYLDAAPVEEPNRRGARPAPAPAPAP, encoded by the coding sequence ATGACCATCGCGACAGAACTCGCAACCTCCACCTCCTCGGCCGCGGCCGCGGCCGCGTCGGCCGTGCCGGCGTTCGTGCCGAAGGGTGAATACCCCCGCCCCGACCTCGACCGCTCGGAGCGCTGGCTCAGCCTCAACGGCGAGTGGGACTTCTCGAGCATCGACGGCGACTCCCGCATCACCGTGCCCTTCGCCTGGGAGACCCCGGCCTCGGGAATCGAGCGCACCTGGCTCGAGGCTGCGACCTACCGGCGCACCCTCGCGGTGCCCGCCTCCTGGGCCGACGCCCGGGTCGTGCTGTGCTTCGGGGCCGTGCACCACCGCGCCACCGTCTCGATCGACGGCGTCGTCGTGGGCACCCACGTGGGCGGCTACACCTCGTTCGAGTTCGACGTGACCTCGCACGTGCGGGCCGGGCGGGATGCTGTGCTCGAGGTGGCCGTGGAGTCACCAGCCGACAAGCGGTCGATCGTGCACGGCAAGCAGCGATCGATCCCCCGCGACGACTACGACGGGGTGTCGTTCACCCCCACCTCGGGCATCTGGCAGAGCGTGTGGGTCGAGGCCCGCGGGCGCACGTATGCGCGCTCGGTGACGCTGCGGGGCGACAGTCTCACGCGGATCGACGTTGCCGTGGAGCTGGCGGGCGACGCCCCCGCGGGGGCCGCGGTGCGCATCCGGGTGCTCGACGGGGGCGCGGGCGCTGCGGGCGTGGCGGCGACGGATGCGCGTGCTGAGTCGGCGACGGAGGCTGCGGCCGGTCTGCATCCCACGGGCGCCGAGCTCCGCCTCACCGCCGACGCGGCCGGCCGCGCGAGCGGGCGCCTCGAGATCGCCGAGCCGCGCCTATGGTCGCCCGCCGACCCGCACCTCTATCGCGTCGAGGTGACCGTGGGCGAGGGTGCGGGGGCCGATCGCGTCGTCGCCACCACCGGACTCCGCTCCCTCGAGTGGAGCGACGGCGTGCTGCGCCTGAACGGCGACCGCCTGTACCTGCGCGGTGTGCTCGACCAGGGTTATTGGCCCGAGACGGGCCTCACCGCGCCGAGCGACGAGGCGCTGCTCGCCGACCTCGACCTCGCCCGCGAGCTCGGCTACACGATGGTGCGCAAGCACCTCAAGCTCGAGGAGCCGCGGTGGCTCCACCGCGCCGACGAGCTCGGCATGCTCGTGTGGGCCGAGCCCGCAGCGCCGAGCCGCTTCAGCCCGGAGGCAGCTGCCCTGTTCGAGGACCAACTGGAGCCGATGGTGCGACGCGACGGCAATCATCCGTCGATCGTGGTGTGGGGGTTGTACAACGAGGAGTGGGGGCTCGACTGGGACATCCCGGGCAGCCGCCGCCGCGCCGAGGCCGCCGCGCACGCCTACGACACGATGGCGGCCCTCGACCACACCCGGCCGCTGGTCGAGAACTCGGGCTGGGCGCACGTGAAGAGCGATCTCGTCGACTGGCACTACTACGAGCCCGACCCGGCGACCTGGGCCGAGAACGTGCGCGACCTCGCCAGCGGGGCGCGCGAGGTCTTCCCAGTGAAGCTCGGTCCCGACTTCGTGGTCGACAAGAGCCTCTACGGGTCGGGAGAGTTCCCACGCACGGGCGTGCCGCTGCTCAACAGCGAGTACGGCGAGGGCTACACCAGCCTCGAACGCGCCTGGCACCTGCGCTGGCAGACCCAGGAGCTGCGCCGCCACGACCGCTACTCGGGCTACGTCTACACCGAGCTCGCCGATGTCGAGCACGAGAACGCCGGCCTCCTCGACGCCGACCGCCGCCGCAAGGACTCGGGCGGCCTCCGCCCCGCCGACGTGAACGCCGACACCCTCCTCGTCATCGACCTCGTGCCCCGCGCCGCCGGTGCCGACATCGAGGTGCCGCTCGAAGCGTTCGAGCTGACGGTGCGCGTCTCGCACCACGGCACGGATGCGGTGGCCGGGCGGGTGGAAGCCGCGTGGATCGCGGCGGGGTCACCGCTGCCCGCCTCGCTCGGGCGTGGCGCCTTCTCCGCTGCGGTTCCCGCGGTGACGCCCTTCGTGCTGGGCGCTCCGGTGACGCTGACGATCGAGCCGCCGGCCGCATCCGCTCGTCTCGCGCTGTACCTCGTCGACGAGGCGGGTGCGGTGCGCGCGCGCAGCTACCTCGACGCCGCCCCCGTCGAGGAGCCCAACCGCCGGGGGGCGCGGCCCGCGCCCGCCCCCGCGCCTGCTCCCTGA
- a CDS encoding CopG family ribbon-helix-helix protein: protein MKTAISLPDDDFERFDRVASRHGMNRSEFFRAAASRYADELDGDKELTRLADAVIARAGQPSADGEFVREAERRMLEHTEW, encoded by the coding sequence ATGAAGACCGCCATCTCCCTCCCCGACGATGACTTCGAGCGCTTCGACCGGGTCGCCTCGCGGCACGGGATGAACCGTTCGGAGTTCTTCCGCGCGGCCGCCAGCCGCTACGCCGACGAGCTCGACGGCGACAAGGAGCTCACCCGCCTCGCCGACGCGGTCATCGCCCGGGCCGGTCAACCCTCGGCCGACGGCGAGTTCGTGCGCGAGGCGGAACGACGGATGCTGGAGCACACCGAGTGGTGA
- a CDS encoding type II toxin-antitoxin system PemK/MazF family toxin, with translation MVIARADIVWVDFGSPRGSEPAKVRPSIVLQEDWLLATTINTVVVVPLTSNTALEAFPGNVLLPADASGLEKDSVAVVSQLGPVSREFIDPYPAGRVPLHLMNRVMEGIRLTIGL, from the coding sequence GTGGTGATCGCCCGCGCCGACATCGTCTGGGTCGACTTCGGCTCGCCCCGCGGGTCGGAGCCGGCGAAGGTGCGCCCCTCGATCGTGCTCCAGGAGGACTGGCTGCTTGCCACGACCATCAACACGGTCGTCGTGGTACCCCTGACGTCGAACACCGCGCTGGAGGCGTTTCCCGGAAACGTCTTGCTCCCGGCCGACGCCTCCGGACTCGAGAAAGACTCCGTGGCCGTCGTGTCCCAGCTCGGGCCCGTGAGCCGCGAGTTCATCGACCCCTATCCCGCAGGGCGCGTGCCACTCCACCTCATGAACCGCGTCATGGAGGGCATCAGGCTCACGATCGGGCTGTGA
- a CDS encoding MaoC/PaaZ C-terminal domain-containing protein: MFDGEPPLRAGQIWMTGAYHVSREEMVGFARQWDPLPIHLEAPPGESPFADVIASGLLSLAVFQRLVAVEVYGSLPIVAARGLRSVRFLQPVYPDDELTARVEVVGVAPPSRGRREVEVAGTLLRGGSAVMTVAVDLVMAHTMPESDI, translated from the coding sequence ATGTTCGACGGGGAGCCACCGCTGCGGGCGGGTCAGATCTGGATGACGGGCGCCTACCACGTCTCGCGCGAGGAGATGGTGGGGTTCGCGCGGCAGTGGGACCCGCTGCCGATCCATCTCGAGGCGCCCCCCGGTGAGTCGCCGTTCGCCGACGTCATCGCGAGCGGGCTGCTGTCGCTCGCCGTCTTTCAGCGGCTGGTGGCGGTCGAGGTGTACGGGAGCCTGCCCATCGTCGCGGCCCGCGGTCTGCGTTCGGTGCGGTTCCTCCAGCCGGTCTATCCTGACGACGAGCTCACGGCGCGGGTCGAGGTCGTCGGCGTCGCACCGCCGTCGCGCGGTCGACGCGAGGTCGAGGTCGCGGGCACCCTGCTGCGCGGGGGGTCGGCCGTGATGACGGTCGCTGTCGATCTGGTGATGGCGCATACAATGCCAGAGTCTGATATCTGA